A segment of the Candidatus Delongbacteria bacterium genome:
AGCAACAACTGGACGCGTACCTGCAATTGCAGGCAGACGGAGAGTGAGCTGGCCGGACAGCCCGGATTTTGCCACTCTTGACAAGGAGAACACGATGAGTACCTGGACTCCTGACGACTCGCTGGTCCCGCTGGATCAGGATCACCTTGACGTGATGACCGACGGGGATCGCGAATTCGCCGCTGAACTGATCGAGATGTACCGCATCGATACCCGGCAGCGCCTCGAAATCCTGCGTACCGCCCTGGATGGCATGGACTGGGAGCGCGTGGAACGGGAAGCCCACACCATCAAGGGTGCCAGCAGCAACGTGGGCACCAGTCTGGTGCGTTCGGTGGCATTCGAACTTGAAAAACTGGGGCATTCGGCCTCCATG
Coding sequences within it:
- a CDS encoding Hpt domain-containing protein → MSTWTPDDSLVPLDQDHLDVMTDGDREFAAELIEMYRIDTRQRLEILRTALDGMDWERVEREAHTIKGASSNVGTSLVRSVAFELEKLGHSASMDGAGQLLEQLIQEFARAEEALQAWLSRE